CAGGCCCGCCTCGAGGGTCGCGCCCTGGCGCTGGGCTTCTGCGCCTGGGCGCTCGTGCCCTTCTTCGTGCCGCTCTCCGGCAACGTGTCCTACGACGGCCTCCTCACGCTGCTCTCGCTCGCGACCCTCCTCCTGCTCATGCGCTGGTACGAGGACCCGACTCTCGCGCGGGCGCTTCGTGCCGGCGTCTGCCTCGGCCTCGCGCTCATGACCAAGACGACGGCCGCCCTGCTGCTTCTGCCCGCCCTGGTCACCTTTATCCTTCGCCTTGTACACCGTGAGGGCAGGCCTTCTGCGGCACGCCTCGTGCTGCAAATCGCAGCCGTGCTTGTCCCCGCCGCAGTGCTCGGGGGCTGGTGGCACGTCTACGCCTACCTGCGCTTTGGCATGCCCTTCGGCTACTTCCAGAAGGTGGACCCGACAGACCCCATGAACTGCTCGGCCTATAGCTTGGCCCAGAGGCTGCTGCCCTCATGGGAGGGCGACTTCGCCCCCTTCTACTACGTGGACGTCGCCGGTGACTACAGCATTCCCGTGATCCTGCTCAAGACGGCCACCTTTGACCTCGTGGGGAAGGTCGTCCCAAAAGGTCCGCTCTTTGCCATCGGTATTGTGCTCGACGCGTTAGGCGCCGCGCTTGTGCTCGGCGCGGTCTGCGGTCTTGTGTTTTGCTTGTCTGACCTGAGAAGTCACAGTCATGAGCAGGCTCTGCCCATTGCCCTCATGGCCTCGGTGCTGGTCGCTTACGCGATCGGTATACTGCAGCTTTCGTTCAGTCAACCCTTCTCGTGCTCGTCCAACTTCCGCTACATCGTGCCTGTGGCACTTGCCGGCGCCTTCTTCCTCTCGCGCCTTGGCCACCGTAGGCTGGCAGGGCGCGCCTGCTGGGTCTGTCTTGCCGCCTACGCGGTGGCGCAGGTGGCCTTTTGGGCGGGTATGGGCTTGACCTTCGGCTAGCATGGGTGCATGATTTCTTCGCAATGGCGTATCGTAACTGATCAACGAGGTGACTTCTGATGGGTGGTTTCTTGCGGCCTGAGCTTGTATGGCGAGAGGCACATGGCGTTGGCCTCGCGTGCGCGGCAGGCCTGCTTGCGCTGACCCTGCCGCTTGTTT
The DNA window shown above is from Olsenella sp. oral taxon 807 and carries:
- a CDS encoding glycosyltransferase family 39 protein, which produces MTAKARHARPTWPAGGSGLLAWAQVGIVVLALGGLLCLSWARGVADLVPASVCSLALVVAICVPDRLWAAAGRYSRICAIAFCVTVLLRLYFVVATPYTYMQHDTWTFDATAGHVAYIFRLADNGLRLLDVDPTSLWSFYNPPLSYYLGAAWVCAGRAFGLADAQAAESLQWLSLAYSVGATYVGYLVLRQARLEGRALALGFCAWALVPFFVPLSGNVSYDGLLTLLSLATLLLLMRWYEDPTLARALRAGVCLGLALMTKTTAALLLLPALVTFILRLVHREGRPSAARLVLQIAAVLVPAAVLGGWWHVYAYLRFGMPFGYFQKVDPTDPMNCSAYSLAQRLLPSWEGDFAPFYYVDVAGDYSIPVILLKTATFDLVGKVVPKGPLFAIGIVLDALGAALVLGAVCGLVFCLSDLRSHSHEQALPIALMASVLVAYAIGILQLSFSQPFSCSSNFRYIVPVALAGAFFLSRLGHRRLAGRACWVCLAAYAVAQVAFWAGMGLTFG